The DNA region ATGCCGAGCACGACCACCGATCGGTTTGAAAGATTCATTCGAAGAACACCTCAAGCGCAACCCCCAGGACGGCCAGGAAGAATCCGACCACCCAGAAGGTGGTGACCACCCGCCACTCCGACCAGCCGGAGAGTTCAAAATGGTGATGGAGCGGGCTCATCCGGAAAACGCGTTTGCCGCGGAATTTGAATGAAGCCACCTGGATCATCACGGAAAGCGCTTCGGCCACGAACACCCCTCCGATGATGGGAAGGAGCAGTTCGGTTTCCGTGATCACGGCAAGGGCGGCGATCCCCCCGCCGAGCGCCATGGATCCGGTGTCACCCATGAACACTTTGGCCGGATGGGCATTGAAGACCAGAAATCCGAGGAGAGCTCCGACCACGGCGGTGGAGAAAATGGCGACGGTGTAGTTGCTCTGCATCATTCCGATCACCGCGTAAGCCGCATAGGCGCTTGCCGCGGTTCCCGCGAGCAGGCCGTCCAGTCCGTCGGTCAGGTTGACCGCGTTGGATGCCCCGATCATCATCAGCAACAGAAGAGGAAGATATCCGTAGGTCAGGTCGATGGTGAAATCGGTTCCCGGCAAGGTGACCTTGAAAATGAAGCCCTGCCCTTCGGCACCGGCACGGGCCTCCATGAGTACCCAGAATAAGACCAATCCGATGAAGAGCTGCCCCAGCAGTTTCTGATTGGCGGTCAGCCCCAAATTCCGTTTCATGATCACCTTGATGTAGTCGTCAAGGAAACCGAGGATCCCGTATCCGAGCGTGGCAAAAGCGAGAAAGAACAAGTCGGCGTTGATCACTTGCTGACTGTCGGAATTCAGAAGCACAAAGCTGCTGAACGGAATGGCCGTCAGGACGATGGCGGTGAGAATGATCACGCCGCCCATGGTGGGAGTGCCCGCTTTTTTCAAGTGCGCTTGCGGTCCTTCTTCCCGGATGGCCTGTCCGAATTTGAGCCTCCTCAGAACGGGAATGATGATCGGACCCATGAATACGGCGATTCCGAATGCGACCGCGAGTGGAACCAGAATAATGCGAATGTCGATATTACCCATGATTGTTCCCCTACGCTCCTTCTGTCAGATTGTGAACCACCAGGTCCAAACGGGCGGCACGGGACGCTTTCACCAAGAGAAGAGCCTTGGACGATCCTTCCTCTCCAAGGACCCGAACGGCCTCCTCATGCGTGTCAAAGTGCCGGATCACCCGCTCAGGATCCCGGTTCAGG from Staphylospora marina includes:
- the mraY gene encoding phospho-N-acetylmuramoyl-pentapeptide-transferase, whose amino-acid sequence is MGNIDIRIILVPLAVAFGIAVFMGPIIIPVLRRLKFGQAIREEGPQAHLKKAGTPTMGGVIILTAIVLTAIPFSSFVLLNSDSQQVINADLFFLAFATLGYGILGFLDDYIKVIMKRNLGLTANQKLLGQLFIGLVLFWVLMEARAGAEGQGFIFKVTLPGTDFTIDLTYGYLPLLLLMMIGASNAVNLTDGLDGLLAGTAASAYAAYAVIGMMQSNYTVAIFSTAVVGALLGFLVFNAHPAKVFMGDTGSMALGGGIAALAVITETELLLPIIGGVFVAEALSVMIQVASFKFRGKRVFRMSPLHHHFELSGWSEWRVVTTFWVVGFFLAVLGVALEVFFE